A single window of Rhizobium sp. CCGE531 DNA harbors:
- a CDS encoding ABC transporter permease, whose translation MHRYKFVLTRPLQFLPVLFGISVITFVLVRLIPGDPARNILGTRATPTALANIRAQYGLDQPMWLQYFYFIKNLGNGEMGKSILYKIDVLPLISTRIEPTVALVLSSVILSILIAVPMAAIAARNAGRAPDHIVRIVSTFGIGFPPFWLGLMLIIVFSVKLGVLPVSGYGSTIVDKVAHLILPSLTVALSLSTVLTRSLRAAMIESLKSDVATAARARGMPEGIVFWRHVVPNSLVPSINLLAVNIGWLIGGTVVVESVFALPGMGQLLVRAIFSRDYMVVQGVAMVFACATVLVNFLADIVTVAADPRVTL comes from the coding sequence ATGCATCGCTATAAATTTGTTCTGACACGACCGCTGCAGTTCCTGCCCGTTCTCTTCGGCATCAGCGTCATCACCTTCGTTCTGGTGCGTCTGATTCCCGGCGATCCCGCGCGCAACATCCTCGGCACGCGCGCTACGCCGACGGCGCTTGCCAATATCCGTGCCCAGTATGGCCTCGACCAGCCGATGTGGCTGCAATATTTCTATTTCATCAAGAATCTCGGCAACGGCGAGATGGGCAAGTCGATCCTATACAAGATCGACGTGCTGCCGCTGATTTCAACCCGAATCGAACCGACGGTTGCCCTAGTCCTCTCGAGCGTCATCCTGTCTATCCTGATCGCCGTACCGATGGCCGCAATAGCCGCGCGCAATGCCGGCCGCGCGCCGGATCATATCGTTCGCATTGTCTCAACCTTCGGCATCGGCTTTCCGCCATTCTGGCTGGGGCTGATGTTGATCATCGTGTTCAGTGTCAAGCTTGGCGTCCTGCCGGTGTCGGGCTATGGATCGACGATCGTCGACAAGGTCGCCCATCTCATCCTGCCGTCTTTGACCGTTGCGCTGTCGCTTTCGACAGTCCTGACCCGCAGCCTGCGGGCTGCGATGATCGAGTCGCTCAAATCGGATGTCGCGACCGCCGCTCGTGCCCGCGGCATGCCGGAAGGCATCGTCTTCTGGCGGCATGTCGTGCCGAACTCGCTGGTGCCATCAATCAATCTGCTTGCCGTCAACATCGGTTGGCTGATCGGCGGCACAGTCGTCGTCGAAAGCGTCTTCGCACTACCCGGCATGGGCCAGTTATTGGTGCGCGCCATCTTCTCGCGCGACTACATGGTCGTCCAGGGTGTCGCGATGGTGTTTGCCTGCGCCACGGTGCTTGTCAATTTCCTAGCCGATATCGTGACCGTCGCAGCCGACCCACGGGTGACGCTATGA
- a CDS encoding ABC transporter permease — protein MSVEAIAHSSSGWRKFLGKHLTLTLGGGILLFFLFLAICAPIVAPYDPVFQNADVRLQAPTLSHPFGTDNFGRDILSRVIWGARIDLQIAVIGVFFPFLIGTTVGTIAGFFRGIVDALFMRIVDVILAFPFLVLMLSIIAILGPGLSSFYIAMALVGWVSYARLIRAQMLVLKGSDYAVAAVSLGFSRPRIMFRHLLPNAIAGSIVFSMSDAVLVLLSGAAVSYLGLGVQPPIAEWGVMVAEGQSFITTAWWITLFPGLSIVCLAFGFSMLGDALGELLGVHE, from the coding sequence ATGAGCGTCGAAGCGATTGCCCACTCTTCTAGCGGCTGGAGGAAGTTCCTCGGAAAGCACCTGACGCTGACGCTCGGCGGCGGCATCTTGCTGTTCTTCCTATTTCTTGCGATCTGCGCCCCCATAGTCGCGCCCTACGATCCGGTCTTTCAGAATGCCGATGTGCGCCTGCAGGCTCCGACGTTGTCGCACCCTTTCGGGACGGATAATTTCGGTCGCGATATCCTGTCGCGCGTCATCTGGGGCGCGCGCATCGACCTGCAGATCGCCGTCATCGGAGTGTTCTTCCCCTTTCTGATCGGCACCACGGTCGGCACTATCGCGGGCTTCTTTCGCGGCATCGTCGATGCGCTGTTCATGCGCATCGTCGATGTCATCCTCGCTTTCCCCTTTCTGGTGCTGATGCTGTCGATCATTGCCATCCTCGGACCGGGACTGAGCAGCTTTTACATCGCCATGGCGCTGGTCGGCTGGGTTTCCTATGCCCGCCTCATCCGCGCGCAGATGCTGGTTCTGAAGGGCAGCGACTATGCGGTTGCCGCCGTCAGTCTCGGCTTCAGCCGGCCGCGCATCATGTTCCGCCATCTGCTGCCGAACGCCATAGCCGGCTCGATCGTCTTTTCCATGTCGGACGCGGTGCTCGTGCTCTTGAGCGGTGCTGCGGTCAGCTATCTCGGCCTCGGTGTGCAACCGCCGATCGCCGAGTGGGGCGTCATGGTCGCCGAAGGCCAGAGCTTCATCACCACAGCCTGGTGGATCACGCTTTTTCCCGGCCTTTCCATTGTCTGCCTCGCCTTTGGCTTCAGCATGCTGGGCGATGCGCTTGGCGAATTGCTCGGAGTGCATGAATGA
- a CDS encoding ABC transporter ATP-binding protein, giving the protein MSAPVLSVRNLVVRAHLDNGKRTLIDGVSLDLGRGEILGLVGESGSGKSLLCRSLVRLLPSSLLKIESGKIRLEGRELTEVSDAEMLEVRGGEIGMIFQNPTSHLDPVMRIGDQIAEGIRYHQGLNARKARAAATEILAQVGFPDPVRQYDSYPHEFSGGMRQRAMIGVALSCNPKILIADEPTTALDVTIQAQILKLLMEIRDKRGLSIILITHDLGIVAQTCDRIAVMRGGKLLEEGPKRTLLSQPRHPYTIDLIKSHPSMPDETASVAEAMRGDTPLMPLLEVDDLHVRFNVGGGFLKGSSKRTVNAVSGVSLQVMPGETVGIVGESGSGKSTLARAILGLTPLSSGHITFDGIDLAQQRTAGLVKLRREAAMVFQDPYNALNPRLTIGEMLSEVLKVRGKVVSADIPARVGELLDLVGLEREFVNRKPRSMSGGQCQRAGIARALAVDPTLIIADECVAALDVTIQAQIIELFRELTRKMNLTLLFIAHDLAIVRNLCERTVVMYRGEIVEEGPSEEVFTRPKHAYTASLIAAIPDIDPDKPLFADTDLRSERGVGEILPFKRMP; this is encoded by the coding sequence ATGAGCGCGCCCGTCCTTTCCGTCCGCAATCTCGTGGTCAGAGCCCATCTCGACAACGGCAAGCGGACGCTGATTGATGGCGTTTCGCTCGATCTCGGCAGGGGCGAAATCCTCGGCCTTGTCGGCGAAAGCGGCTCCGGCAAGAGCCTCTTGTGCCGTTCGCTCGTGCGGCTGCTGCCCTCCTCGCTGCTGAAGATCGAAAGCGGCAAGATCCGCCTCGAAGGACGGGAGTTGACCGAGGTCAGCGATGCGGAGATGCTTGAAGTGCGCGGCGGGGAGATCGGCATGATCTTCCAGAACCCGACGAGCCATCTCGATCCCGTCATGCGTATCGGCGACCAGATCGCCGAAGGCATCCGCTATCATCAGGGCCTCAATGCGCGCAAGGCCCGCGCGGCGGCAACCGAGATCCTTGCCCAGGTCGGCTTTCCCGATCCTGTCAGGCAATATGACAGCTATCCGCACGAATTTTCCGGCGGAATGCGCCAGCGCGCCATGATCGGCGTGGCGCTTTCCTGCAATCCGAAGATCCTGATCGCCGACGAGCCGACGACCGCGCTCGATGTCACCATCCAGGCGCAGATTCTCAAGCTCTTGATGGAAATCCGCGACAAGCGCGGCCTCTCCATCATCCTCATCACCCACGATCTCGGCATCGTCGCCCAGACCTGCGACCGGATCGCCGTGATGCGCGGCGGAAAGCTGCTGGAGGAAGGTCCGAAACGGACGCTCCTGTCGCAACCGCGACATCCTTACACGATCGACCTGATTAAGAGCCATCCGTCGATGCCCGATGAGACAGCATCCGTCGCGGAAGCCATGAGAGGCGATACGCCCCTCATGCCCCTCCTTGAAGTCGACGATCTTCACGTCCGCTTCAATGTCGGCGGCGGCTTCCTCAAGGGAAGCAGTAAAAGAACGGTCAACGCCGTCTCCGGCGTCAGCCTGCAGGTGATGCCGGGCGAAACGGTCGGGATCGTCGGCGAATCCGGCAGCGGCAAGAGCACGCTTGCCCGTGCTATTCTTGGTCTGACACCGCTCTCCTCCGGACACATCACCTTCGACGGCATCGACCTGGCGCAGCAGAGAACGGCGGGCCTCGTCAAGCTGCGGCGCGAGGCGGCCATGGTATTCCAGGACCCCTACAATGCGCTCAACCCGCGGCTGACGATCGGCGAGATGCTTTCCGAAGTGCTTAAGGTGCGGGGCAAGGTCGTATCGGCCGATATTCCCGCCCGCGTCGGCGAGCTGCTGGACCTCGTCGGCCTGGAGCGCGAATTTGTCAATCGCAAGCCGCGCAGCATGAGCGGCGGCCAGTGCCAGCGCGCCGGCATCGCTCGAGCACTCGCCGTCGATCCTACGCTCATCATCGCCGACGAATGCGTCGCCGCTCTCGACGTCACCATACAGGCGCAGATCATCGAGCTCTTCCGCGAGCTGACGCGGAAGATGAACCTGACCCTGCTCTTCATCGCCCATGACCTCGCCATCGTCCGCAATCTTTGCGAACGCACCGTCGTCATGTATCGCGGCGAAATCGTCGAGGAAGGCCCGTCCGAGGAGGTCTTCACGCGGCCGAAACATGCCTACACGGCCTCGCTCATCGCCGCCATCCCGGACATCGATCCGGACAAGCCGCTCTTCGCCGACACCGATCTTCGAAGCGAAAGGGGAGTTGGCGAAATCCTGCCATTCAAACGCATGCCATAA
- a CDS encoding ABC transporter substrate-binding protein, which produces MTSKWKSIGLAAIVAGLTLTATYAEAAGVLTIGRREDSTTFDPIKTAQNIDNWVFSNVYDVLIRVDKTGTKLEPGLAESWTASDDGLTYVFKIRDTKFSDGSPLTAEDAAFSLLRIRDDAASLWSDSYKVIDTAVATDAHTLTIKLKHPSAPFLSTLALPNASVISKKGMESLGPDAYGEKPIASGAFVVNEWRRGDRIILKKNPYFWQADRVKLDGVEWISVPDDNTRMLNVQAGQLDAAIFVPFSRVAELKKDPNLNVDIDASTREDHLLINHAHGVLGKKEVRQALDMAIDKKAIVDAVTFGQGAVANSYIPKGALYHYADNLQRPYDPDKAKKMLTEAGVSNLTLTYLLRAGDEVDEQTAVLVQQQLQKAGITANLQKVDPSQEWDMTVAGDYDISVNYWTNDILDPDQKTTFVLGHDSNNNYSTNYKNEAVKELVAKARLELDPKKREQMYIDLQKMAKDDVNWVDLYYSPYINVSRKNIENFYQNPLGRFFLEDTVKN; this is translated from the coding sequence ATGACCAGCAAATGGAAATCAATCGGGCTTGCGGCCATCGTCGCCGGCCTTACTCTCACTGCAACCTATGCCGAGGCGGCAGGCGTTCTGACCATCGGCCGCCGCGAAGATTCGACGACGTTCGATCCGATCAAGACAGCGCAGAACATCGACAATTGGGTCTTCTCGAACGTCTACGACGTGCTGATCCGCGTCGACAAGACCGGCACCAAGCTGGAGCCCGGTCTCGCCGAAAGTTGGACGGCATCCGACGATGGCCTGACCTATGTCTTTAAGATCCGCGACACGAAATTCTCCGACGGCTCGCCGCTGACGGCCGAGGATGCCGCCTTCAGCCTGTTGCGTATCCGCGACGACGCGGCCTCGCTCTGGAGCGATTCCTACAAGGTGATCGATACCGCCGTCGCGACCGACGCGCATACGCTGACGATCAAGCTCAAGCATCCCTCCGCGCCCTTCCTGTCGACGCTGGCGCTACCGAATGCCTCCGTCATCTCCAAGAAGGGCATGGAATCGCTCGGCCCCGACGCCTATGGCGAAAAGCCGATCGCCTCGGGTGCCTTCGTCGTCAACGAATGGCGGCGCGGCGATCGTATCATCCTCAAGAAAAACCCCTATTTCTGGCAGGCCGACCGTGTGAAGCTTGATGGCGTCGAATGGATCTCCGTGCCGGACGACAATACCCGTATGCTGAACGTCCAGGCGGGCCAGCTCGATGCAGCGATCTTCGTGCCCTTTTCCCGCGTGGCGGAGCTGAAGAAGGACCCCAACCTCAATGTCGATATCGACGCTTCGACCCGTGAGGATCATCTTCTGATCAACCACGCGCATGGCGTGCTCGGCAAAAAGGAGGTTCGCCAGGCCCTCGACATGGCGATCGACAAGAAGGCGATCGTCGATGCAGTCACCTTCGGCCAGGGAGCGGTTGCCAATTCCTACATTCCGAAGGGCGCGCTTTATCACTATGCCGACAACCTGCAGCGCCCCTACGATCCGGATAAAGCCAAGAAGATGCTGACTGAGGCCGGCGTTTCCAACCTGACGCTGACCTATCTTCTCCGCGCCGGCGACGAAGTCGACGAGCAGACGGCCGTGCTGGTGCAGCAGCAATTGCAGAAGGCCGGCATCACCGCCAACCTGCAGAAGGTCGATCCCAGCCAGGAATGGGATATGACGGTCGCCGGGGACTACGACATCTCGGTCAATTATTGGACCAACGACATTCTCGACCCCGACCAAAAAACGACCTTCGTGCTCGGCCACGATTCCAACAACAACTATTCGACCAACTACAAGAACGAGGCCGTGAAGGAGCTGGTCGCCAAGGCCCGCCTTGAGCTCGATCCCAAGAAACGCGAACAGATGTATATCGATCTGCAGAAGATGGCGAAGGACGACGTCAACTGGGTCGACCTCTACTACAGCCCCTATATCAACGTCTCGCGCAAGAATATCGAGAACTTCTACCAGAACCCGCTCGGCCGCTTCTTCCTGGAAGATACGGTCAAGAACTGA
- a CDS encoding DUF1684 domain-containing protein, which translates to MGGSDLNETIQLWEWREKIANLYYQVRSSPDAVAAWRLWCDTRSTLFRDHPQSPIESVDRKTFEGPTTFPYDPSLRLTVQLVPVTPEQLTVATGVDGDLSMHTFARTSGLEARLGGELTLYWIEGYGGGVFLPFVDATSGTETYGGGRYLLDTIKGADLGVVRPDGTLVLDFNFSYFPSCAYSSRYVCPLAPSGNRLRGAVRAGERLPISK; encoded by the coding sequence ATGGGAGGGTCTGATTTGAACGAAACTATACAACTGTGGGAATGGCGCGAGAAGATCGCAAATCTCTACTACCAGGTACGTTCTAGTCCGGACGCAGTTGCTGCCTGGAGGCTTTGGTGCGACACCCGTTCGACCCTGTTTCGCGACCATCCTCAGTCGCCAATTGAATCGGTCGACCGCAAGACGTTCGAAGGACCGACGACGTTTCCTTATGATCCCTCGTTGCGCCTGACGGTTCAGCTTGTCCCAGTCACGCCGGAACAGTTAACCGTCGCAACAGGGGTGGATGGTGACCTGTCGATGCATACGTTCGCCCGTACAAGCGGGCTGGAGGCCAGATTGGGTGGCGAATTGACCCTTTACTGGATTGAGGGGTACGGCGGTGGCGTGTTCCTGCCGTTTGTCGACGCGACCTCAGGGACTGAGACGTATGGCGGTGGCCGATATCTCCTCGACACCATCAAGGGAGCGGATCTCGGAGTTGTCCGTCCAGACGGCACACTGGTGCTGGATTTCAACTTCTCCTATTTTCCTTCGTGCGCCTATTCGTCCCGCTATGTTTGCCCATTAGCGCCATCGGGCAATCGACTGAGAGGCGCGGTGAGAGCCGGGGAACGGCTTCCTATCTCGAAATGA
- a CDS encoding SDR family NAD(P)-dependent oxidoreductase, producing MNFLLDGKLALVTGSTAGIGYAIATTLVHEGAHVIVNGRTQDAVDRAVAEFAAIGNDNVEGFAGDLGTAEAADAVAKRFPSVEILINNLGIFEPKPFEEIPDADWRQFFDVNVLSGVRLARLYLPSMRQRNWGRIIFISSESGVQIPAEMVHYGVTKAAQIAAARGIAESVAGTAITVNSVLPGPTKSRGIVDFVAALPGSEGKPFAQFESDFFEKVRPTSLIKRFAQPDEIATMVAYVASPLSSATNGAALRVDGGVVKSAF from the coding sequence ATGAATTTTTTACTCGACGGTAAGCTGGCTCTCGTCACCGGCAGCACCGCCGGCATCGGGTATGCAATCGCAACTACTCTCGTTCACGAAGGCGCCCATGTCATCGTCAACGGACGAACCCAAGATGCCGTCGATCGAGCCGTCGCCGAATTTGCCGCGATTGGAAATGACAACGTTGAAGGATTTGCCGGCGATCTCGGAACTGCGGAAGCCGCCGATGCGGTCGCGAAGCGCTTCCCGAGTGTCGAAATCCTGATCAACAACCTCGGAATATTTGAACCGAAGCCGTTCGAGGAGATCCCGGACGCTGACTGGCGCCAGTTCTTCGATGTCAACGTGCTATCAGGTGTTCGTCTCGCCCGCCTGTATCTGCCGTCGATGCGCCAGCGTAACTGGGGCCGCATCATCTTCATTTCGAGCGAAAGCGGTGTGCAAATTCCTGCCGAGATGGTGCATTACGGCGTGACCAAGGCGGCGCAGATCGCAGCGGCGCGCGGGATCGCCGAGTCCGTGGCCGGCACCGCGATCACCGTCAATAGCGTGTTGCCAGGCCCAACGAAATCGCGTGGCATCGTCGATTTTGTCGCCGCCTTGCCTGGATCCGAAGGAAAGCCTTTCGCGCAATTCGAGAGCGACTTCTTCGAAAAAGTTAGGCCGACCTCCTTGATCAAGCGCTTCGCGCAACCTGACGAAATCGCGACCATGGTCGCCTATGTCGCGAGCCCACTATCCTCGGCCACCAATGGTGCCGCGCTCAGAGTCGATGGCGGCGTTGTGAAGAGCGCGTTCTGA
- a CDS encoding ABC transporter ATP-binding protein, whose protein sequence is MNMQADRGNFRPEASEQRALLTVKGLQVAFSTPQGRVDAVRDVSLQIASGEILALVGESGSGKSVTARAIVGLAGPRAAVKADAMELIAHDGRLLNLHELPEKAWRHVRGREIGFILQDALVSLDPLRTIGREIAEPILTHRLAPRLLVSRHVAQLLERVGVPEPELRVGQYAHQLSGGLRQRALIASALAAQPRLLVADEPTTALDVSVQKRVLAIFKELAAAGHGILLITHDLSVAAQLADRVAVMQRGQLVETGPARSILSNPRHDYTRQLLAAVPTAANRGQRLSAPGTSLPPRAAVSSDQRLLDIRNVSMSFRKTDGSLLRAVTDVSLHIDSGETVGVVGESGSGKTTLGKIALALQHPDAGEVLFEGRPWSALSERARRPLRAGIQTISQDPLSSFDPRFTVERIIGQPLRLYSNLSRSGRREETVRLMGLVGLPENLLLRRPAALSGGQRQRVVIAQALAATPKLLICDEPVSALDVTTQAQVLDLLVDLQARLGLSIIFISHDLGVIQHISQRIVVMKDGAVVEAGSVEEVFERPRHDYTRELIASMPKFGDG, encoded by the coding sequence ATGAACATGCAAGCCGATCGCGGAAACTTTCGTCCAGAGGCGTCCGAGCAGAGGGCGCTGCTCACAGTCAAGGGGCTGCAGGTGGCCTTTTCGACCCCGCAGGGCCGCGTCGATGCGGTTCGCGACGTGTCGCTGCAGATCGCGTCCGGTGAGATCCTTGCGCTGGTTGGCGAATCCGGATCCGGAAAATCGGTGACCGCGCGCGCGATTGTGGGTCTCGCCGGTCCACGCGCGGCTGTGAAAGCGGACGCGATGGAACTGATTGCCCATGATGGCCGGCTGCTGAACCTCCATGAGCTACCGGAAAAGGCGTGGCGGCATGTGCGGGGCCGTGAAATCGGTTTCATCCTTCAGGATGCGCTCGTATCGCTCGATCCCTTAAGGACCATCGGCCGGGAAATTGCCGAGCCTATCCTCACGCATCGTTTGGCACCGCGCTTGCTGGTATCGCGGCACGTCGCGCAACTATTGGAGCGCGTGGGTGTTCCCGAGCCGGAATTGCGGGTAGGGCAATATGCGCATCAGCTGTCGGGCGGGTTGCGACAGAGGGCATTGATCGCCTCAGCGCTTGCCGCTCAGCCGCGATTGCTCGTTGCCGACGAGCCGACCACGGCGCTGGATGTCAGCGTCCAGAAAAGGGTGCTTGCCATCTTCAAGGAGCTGGCCGCCGCCGGTCACGGCATCCTGCTGATCACCCATGACCTTTCCGTCGCCGCCCAACTGGCCGATCGGGTCGCCGTGATGCAGAGGGGCCAACTGGTGGAAACCGGCCCGGCACGCAGCATCCTGTCGAACCCACGCCACGATTATACCCGGCAGCTGCTGGCGGCCGTGCCGACCGCCGCCAATCGCGGCCAGCGGCTCAGCGCGCCCGGTACGTCCCTGCCGCCTCGAGCGGCTGTTTCTTCGGATCAACGCCTGCTCGACATCCGCAACGTATCGATGAGCTTCAGGAAAACGGACGGCAGTCTTCTACGAGCGGTCACCGACGTGTCGCTTCATATCGACAGCGGCGAAACGGTGGGTGTGGTCGGAGAATCCGGGTCTGGCAAGACGACCCTTGGCAAGATTGCGCTGGCGCTGCAGCATCCGGATGCCGGGGAGGTGTTGTTCGAAGGGCGACCGTGGAGCGCGCTTTCCGAACGGGCACGCCGTCCTTTGCGGGCGGGAATCCAGACCATCAGCCAGGACCCGCTCAGCTCTTTCGATCCGCGCTTCACGGTCGAGCGTATCATCGGGCAACCCTTGCGGCTCTACAGCAATCTCAGTAGGTCCGGGCGCCGCGAAGAAACCGTCAGGCTGATGGGCCTGGTCGGCTTGCCGGAGAATCTGCTTTTACGAAGACCGGCTGCACTTTCCGGAGGACAGCGCCAGCGCGTAGTGATTGCGCAGGCTTTGGCCGCCACGCCGAAGTTGCTGATCTGCGACGAACCGGTTTCGGCGCTCGATGTCACGACGCAGGCGCAAGTTCTCGATCTGCTGGTCGATCTACAGGCAAGGCTCGGCCTGTCGATAATCTTCATTTCGCACGATCTGGGTGTCATCCAGCATATCAGCCAACGGATCGTCGTCATGAAGGACGGGGCTGTGGTCGAGGCCGGCTCGGTCGAGGAGGTTTTCGAGCGACCTCGCCATGACTATACCCGCGAACTCATTGCTTCCATGCCGAAGTTTGGCGACGGTTAG
- a CDS encoding ABC transporter permease — protein MSGVVPTDSGFARHNRRRRSPWLSFGLLIPCVFVVVLGIAVWVPQWLSSFDPEEVDPNAILLPPDAQHWFGTDELGRDLFSRVVYGTSQSLTIGIGATLIASIGGIVLGTTAALAPRPIGGLLLRIIDILLAFPEMLLALLVIAVLGRGPANTLLAVGLAGIASYARLIRSQVLHIKLSGYVEHAVALGEHPWTIITQHIVPNAIRPLLILATIGVGSSVLSASALSFLGLGVVPPAAEWGALLANGRNFLDIAPWTSLLPATVVALSVISITLLGRRLQTLLATGDLR, from the coding sequence ATGAGCGGTGTCGTTCCAACTGATAGTGGGTTTGCGCGCCACAACAGGCGTAGACGCTCGCCTTGGCTGTCCTTTGGACTGCTCATTCCCTGCGTCTTTGTGGTCGTTCTTGGCATCGCAGTCTGGGTACCACAATGGCTTTCCTCTTTCGATCCCGAGGAGGTCGATCCGAATGCGATACTCTTGCCGCCCGATGCCCAGCACTGGTTTGGGACGGACGAACTCGGGCGTGACCTGTTTTCGCGCGTCGTGTACGGAACCTCGCAATCCCTGACCATCGGCATCGGCGCGACCCTGATTGCGAGCATCGGCGGGATTGTGCTGGGCACGACGGCCGCGCTGGCGCCGAGGCCGATCGGCGGGCTTCTGCTGCGCATCATCGATATCCTGCTTGCCTTTCCGGAAATGCTGCTGGCGCTACTGGTGATCGCCGTTCTTGGCCGTGGACCCGCCAATACATTATTGGCGGTCGGGCTCGCCGGCATTGCCAGCTATGCCAGGCTGATCCGTTCCCAGGTGCTTCACATCAAGCTGTCCGGCTATGTCGAACATGCGGTCGCACTCGGCGAACATCCATGGACGATCATCACCCAGCATATCGTTCCCAACGCCATCCGGCCGCTTCTCATCCTTGCGACCATTGGCGTTGGAAGCTCGGTGCTATCGGCTTCCGCGTTGAGTTTTCTAGGCCTCGGTGTGGTCCCTCCGGCGGCGGAATGGGGCGCGCTTCTCGCCAATGGTCGCAATTTCCTCGATATCGCGCCCTGGACCAGCCTGTTGCCGGCAACCGTGGTTGCGCTTTCGGTCATTTCGATCACGCTGCTCGGTCGCCGGCTGCAAACCCTTCTTGCAACGGGGGACTTGCGATGA
- a CDS encoding ABC transporter permease — MPGWINKLLQSVVRRTGVIVAVLWGAATIAFIAVKLIPGDPVAILAGGENVVDEAERAALVHQYGLDQPLAPQYARYIGRALTGDFGESYQYRQPVSEVIYDAAGPTLQLAGSAVVLALFLAVTIALATAGRRRSLTLLSSGIELILLSTPVYWIGIVLLTIFSFNLEWFPVTGNDGPSALVLPAIALSLPLAALLSQVLRDGLEEALSQPFSLTVRTRGVGETVLRVRHGLRHAALAASTLTGTLLASTLGGSILTETVFGRSGIGQITLQAIKTRDMPLILGLVMLSALVFVIVNLLVDAFYLLIDPRLRRAGL, encoded by the coding sequence ATGCCTGGCTGGATCAATAAGCTCCTGCAGTCCGTGGTGCGGCGGACTGGTGTGATCGTTGCCGTGCTTTGGGGTGCGGCAACGATTGCCTTTATCGCGGTGAAGCTTATTCCCGGCGATCCCGTTGCAATATTGGCTGGCGGGGAGAACGTCGTCGACGAGGCCGAGCGAGCCGCATTGGTGCATCAATATGGCCTGGACCAGCCGCTCGCGCCGCAATATGCGCGTTATATCGGCAGGGCTCTGACCGGAGATTTCGGAGAGAGCTATCAATATCGCCAGCCGGTTTCGGAGGTGATCTACGACGCAGCCGGACCAACATTGCAGCTTGCCGGCAGCGCGGTCGTCCTTGCTCTTTTCCTGGCGGTCACCATTGCCCTTGCGACGGCAGGCCGTCGCAGAAGCCTGACGCTGCTGTCTTCCGGGATAGAATTGATCCTCCTGAGTACACCCGTCTATTGGATCGGGATCGTCCTGCTCACGATCTTCAGTTTCAATCTGGAATGGTTTCCGGTGACCGGTAATGATGGGCCATCTGCCTTGGTGCTTCCCGCCATTGCGCTGAGCCTGCCTTTGGCCGCTCTTCTAAGCCAGGTATTGCGCGACGGTCTGGAGGAAGCACTATCCCAGCCGTTCTCGCTGACTGTGCGAACACGCGGCGTCGGCGAGACGGTGCTGCGTGTCAGGCACGGATTGCGCCACGCCGCTCTAGCCGCGTCAACGCTTACCGGCACTCTGCTTGCCAGCACTCTTGGCGGTTCGATCCTCACTGAAACCGTATTCGGCCGCTCGGGAATCGGCCAGATCACGCTTCAAGCGATCAAGACCCGCGATATGCCTCTGATCCTCGGCCTAGTGATGCTGTCTGCCCTTGTTTTCGTCATCGTCAATCTTCTGGTTGACGCATTCTACCTTCTGATCGATCCACGTTTACGGAGGGCAGGTCTATGA